The Glycine max cultivar Williams 82 chromosome 3, Glycine_max_v4.0, whole genome shotgun sequence sequence ATTTCGATCTGTTATCATTAGCCAGGTTGGACACTGCTTCTTTATTACCGGATCTAATAATAGATTTGTAATTTGTTTGCATTTTAGATTCAAATCTTCAGACTTTTCCTCCTTCTGGAGCTCAGGGCAAGATCACCGCTGCTTCCGGGCCTCCTCGTGACGCTGATGGTCTGTGTCTATATCcctggattttattttatttttaaatatcttcTGAAAGCTTTTACTACTCCATGATGGCCTTTGTGCAATGAATATTCTAACCTGAGGACTCTAGATGAATGATTAAGATAACCTAATAAAGGGGATGACATCATAGGAACTTGGGTTTACAGACACTTGTCATGCTTGAAAGGTTTTCAAATCTGTCTGTATTAATATTCCCCTGATCTAGCTTTGAATTTCATGAACTTgtttatccttttaatttttatcgtaTTTATCTGATTCTGATGTGTGGTTGCAAtagattatattaaattatgcaTGTGATTGTCTGATGTGGATGTTAAAAGATGTGCTTGGAAGAGGGAGCTCTAGTTACTCAATATTGTGCTATAGCAGTGTAGCAGCCTTGGGCTGCTACTAAGTTTGCATCACAGTCTGTTTTTGAACAGTGGCCGCCATGGCCGCAATTGTGTCCAAACTCCAAAGTAGCTCTAGTTACTCAATATTGTGCTATAGCAGTGTAGCAGCCTTGGGCTGCTACAAAGTTTGCATCACAGTCTGTTTTTGAACAGTGGCCGCCATGGCCGCAATTGTGTCCAAACTCCAAAGTAGCTCTAGTTACTCAATATTGTGCTATAGCAGTGTAGCAGCCTTGGGCTGCTACAAAGTTTGCATCACAGTCTGTTTTTGAACAGTGGCCGCCATGGCCGCAATTGTGTCCAAACTCCAAAGTAGCAGCCTGTCATGGCACTTATTAGCCCTACAATGGCACATCTTGAAAACCAAATTTTCCCTTGAAACTGTAGTCTtcggggtgggggggggggggggtgagatTTCCTTTCCTCTATTCAGAACTTAAAAACcataattgaatttgaatgtAGTAACTTCCCCATGCCATAGTTGTCAAAATCACGATTCAGATTGTGAAATCCCACATGCTAAGCAGCCTTCTCCGTGCTGAATTGTTGCCTGGATTGGTCCTGAGTGTTATCACGATCTTCCACTTGAAATCGTTGGATCGTTCTATCCCCAATGAGTCAGAAGTGGGTCAAAAAACTGGTTTTGAAAACCCTAAAAACACTTCATTTCAGTTGTGTTTCACATCCATTCCCTTTCACGACATGCTCTTCTTTTTCGCaggcttcttctccttcatttgCAACTGCTGGACCTCTGTCCTGCACCTCCACCGCTGCCCAGGGCTGCCACTGATTGCGCCTCTGTTTGCAAACTCTGTTTTGCGAACTAAAGTCGTGTGAAATGTGATTGCACCACTGTCACCCAGGCTTCTTCTCTCATTTGCAACCTACACCTTTTCCGTTCTTGCTATCTTCTCTTTTCTGATTTGGCAAGATTTTTATGGAATGGGCTTAAGTGTGTTTTCTAGTTAATGGGGCCTTAGTgtgtaatatataattataactatttaGAGAATGGgactataacttttaaaatgattataagGTATAATGATTCTCTTTTGAATGGGCCTAAgtgtttctcttttctcttaattattaacaatcatgataatatattataattatcctgttaattataatgtattattatggttatgaattttcaatttaagtTTGTTTAATGATGTAATTTAGAAGCTACTTTCTTTATCTGTTTGTTTTTTATgcgtatatattatattatatttgtatagTATAATTTTGCGGTTTAGGTAAGAGTATAGGATCTTACAATCCTAAGTAGGATCTCTAGTTTAACAACCTTGCTCTATGCTTCTCTCTTCTGTGCGACCAACACCCTCCCACCTCCAGCGGTATTTCTGGCAGACACCCACTCCTGTTCTTTCTCTGTTCTGAACTCTGATGCACACGCCCAACCTTCCTCAATCTCCTTTTGTGCTCTGCTGAAGCCTATGGGTGAAAACATTGACACTGCATTGCAATAGAATAGCTTGAAAAATATCAATGATAGATGAGTGTGACGTATGgatttttagatttattttttctttctagtcTGAATTCTGTTCCATTTTTATTGTCTCTTAACCAAATTCaattttgttctattttcttgttatttacTAGCTGTATGTTTCATTTAAGGCCTATGATCTTTTTCCCctcatgtttcttttgatttgaattttgcacttctttcttttactcTAGGGGATGATTGATGCTTATTACTTATGGTATTTCCTTCTGTCGTCCATCTGGCAATTTTATGGCTGGAGTTGATatgcttaattatttttcttggatatctGTTTGACATGTTTGTGTTGAATTGTCTCATTCATTTTATGCAGATTCATTTTCAAAACCTGTATCTGGTTCTGATGAACCGCAGCAGGGTGGTTGGTTTCAGACTTTTACAATTGCTGCTTACAAACCATACTTTGATGTTGACACTTCAGATGTTCTAGAGAGGATTATCGACTCACTATTTCCATTTAGAGGATCTTTCAATGAAAAAACTGCTACCAACCCTGATTTGTGAGCAACTTTGTCTTTTGCTCATTTCGTTGACTGAGCATACTACCAAGATTTGGTTCTGATTtctgaaattttcaaattatgaaatgcatgttgtttttaatttttatgaagaaAAGGTGTATCTAAATTGTTGTGACCAGTTTTAATATGCCAATATCTTATAAACTAAAGTCATGTATTTAATTATCtgtttgttttgtttcattTCTTATGTAAGTTTATCGAAATATCTTCTGTTACTAGTTAAATACTGGTGTCTGGAGAAGATGATGCTcaccattttttattcttggagaacaaatacttttataattttgccATAAAAAGGCGGGAATTTTGTGCATGTAATTTTGAGTTCATATAAATATATGCAGGTATGGTCCATTCTGGATTTGCACTACCTTGATATTTGTAGCGGCATCTATTGGCACCTTTGTGACATACATAGCGCACAAGCTAAAGAGCAAAGAATGGGATTATGACATAAATCTGGTGACTTGGTCTGCTGGTTTGTTTTATGGCTATGTTACCATTGTTCCTCTTTGCCTGTATGTAATCCTCAAATATTTCTCTGCACCGGCTGGCCTTGTGCAACTATTCTGTCTGTATGGGTATTCCCTGTTTGTCTTTATTCCAGCCCTGGTAAGTTATTGCTCTTTCATCtttctatcttttattttaagcaAGTATGAAATTTGACATTTGCTTTTTATTGTATTCTCAAAATTTGAACCCTTTGAGTGATGCAGTGTATGTCCGTTGTGCCACTGGATATATTTAGATGGGTGGTTGCAGGTGTGGCAGGGTTCATGTCAGCAACATTTGTGGCACTGAACCTCCGGGCACATATCAAATCAGCAGGTGAAAGGTGGTTCTTGATTGTTGCTGGCATTTTTCTGTTGCAGCTGGCTCTAGCTGTGGTACTAAAGCTTTACCTCTTCACTGTATCAGTTTAAGAGGAAACTGGACAGTATGGATGAAATATACAGAATGAAGGTATAGCTTTTTGGCATTGTAGGTTTTCATGGATACAATTTGTAGCTGAAGCATGATTCACAGATTAAACCATCGTGTATTCATTCTTTTGTTGCAATATAGAGGCGAATAACTTGTGATCATCATAAAAGCACTTGTCTTTGACGTTGTTAATGCAAGTTATAATGCAGGCTTCTGTGATTCTTTTGTTACGTTTGTGAATTAAAGCTTCAATGATTAATTGTTGGGGGTGAGTTTTGAATGTGTTTTTACTAGTCGAAAGTTTGGACTATCTATATGGTTCATTGCTGACGTTGAAATGCACGGGTACCGTTAGAACTGCTGCAAAAGTACGTTGAGAATGAAAGACACAAcggagttttattttaaaagcatgCTTAGGGTGCTCCAATGGAATTCAAATtgcaaaatgttttcaaaacagTTAATGATATATTATACATAAACTCTCTTTCCACATAAAGTCATAAAGCACAGATCCCTAAATGGATGGTTGAAGATGTTTTCATCACTACAGAGCATAAAAAATTTTGgtcactcatttttctcttccccCTTTCAGTCATAAACTCTCTTTTTTCACGTTCTTTGCGACCATCCCTTTGCTGCACGTATCTGGATTCAATTAGTGGCTTCAGTTCTGATTGTTCAGTTATTTAGTGGTAACCTACCTTCACTCTTGGACAAACCCGAGTCTTGCTCAGATTATCGGTGTACAT is a genomic window containing:
- the LOC100818738 gene encoding protein YIPF1 homolog; translation: MMSGKYTSIDAQQLQGSVPAVPDSRPATVNFADSNLQTFPPSGAQGKITAASGPPRDADDSFSKPVSGSDEPQQGGWFQTFTIAAYKPYFDVDTSDVLERIIDSLFPFRGSFNEKTATNPDLYGPFWICTTLIFVAASIGTFVTYIAHKLKSKEWDYDINLVTWSAGLFYGYVTIVPLCLYVILKYFSAPAGLVQLFCLYGYSLFVFIPALCMSVVPLDIFRWVVAGVAGFMSATFVALNLRAHIKSAGERWFLIVAGIFLLQLALAVVLKLYLFTVSV